The following proteins come from a genomic window of Brachyspira pilosicoli:
- a CDS encoding acylneuraminate cytidylyltransferase family protein — translation MIIKALIPVRSGSMRVKNKNIRPFAGSSLLEIKINQLKRIKEIDGIVVNSNSEEMLKIAKNMGVETIKRNEYYASDEVCMNKVYKNMDSNINCDLIIFTDVTNPLIEDGTIINCFNLYKTFNNKYDSLITVNLIKEFMWFNRKPINYDPDKKPRSQDLPDIVALNHAISIIPRNLMLKRMDIIGYNPYLYITDSIESIDIDNEIDFEFSEFIYKKKLNKNNIHIPEQRSGVGYNTVIIYIIFIYTLYIYNIRKCL, via the coding sequence ATGATTATCAAAGCTTTAATACCTGTGAGATCAGGCTCAATGAGAGTAAAAAATAAAAATATACGCCCATTTGCAGGAAGTTCATTATTAGAAATAAAAATTAACCAATTAAAAAGAATCAAAGAAATTGATGGGATAGTTGTTAATTCGAATTCTGAAGAAATGCTAAAAATAGCTAAAAATATGGGAGTAGAAACAATAAAAAGAAATGAATACTATGCTTCTGATGAAGTTTGCATGAATAAAGTATATAAAAATATGGACTCTAACATAAATTGTGATTTAATAATATTTACAGACGTTACTAATCCATTAATAGAAGATGGAACTATAATTAACTGTTTTAATTTATATAAAACTTTCAATAATAAATATGATTCTCTAATAACTGTAAATTTAATAAAAGAATTTATGTGGTTTAATAGAAAACCTATTAATTATGATCCAGATAAAAAACCAAGAAGTCAGGATTTACCTGATATAGTAGCATTAAATCATGCAATAAGTATTATACCGAGAAATTTAATGCTAAAAAGAATGGATATTATAGGATATAATCCATATTTATATATAACTGATAGTATAGAGAGTATTGATATAGATAATGAAATAGATTTTGAGTTTTCAGAATTTATCTATAAAAAGAAATTAAATAAAAATAACATACACATTCCAGAACAACGCTCTGGAGTGGGGTATAATACAGTAATAATATATATTATTTTCATTTATACCTTATACATTTATAATATAAGGAAGTGCTTATGA